Proteins encoded together in one Fibrobacter sp. UWR4 window:
- the thiE gene encoding thiamine phosphate synthase yields the protein MNLDTTLYFITDSSTVPAEKFLSSVEAACKGGATIIQLREKNKSTREYMELAAAVHEITSRYNVPLIIDDRVDVALAIGAEGVHVGQTDMPVATARKLMGPDKIVGATTKTVPQALEAYEQGADYCGVGAIYPTTTKVITILTSVDTLKEIVKAVPIPVNAIGGLNKDNIDVLKGSGIKGICAVSAIQKAADPEVAARELKSAFLAL from the coding sequence ATGAATCTTGATACCACCCTCTATTTTATTACCGATAGTTCTACTGTTCCTGCTGAAAAGTTCTTGTCTTCTGTGGAGGCCGCCTGCAAGGGGGGCGCAACCATCATCCAGCTTCGCGAAAAGAACAAGTCTACCCGCGAATACATGGAGTTGGCCGCCGCTGTCCATGAAATCACCAGCCGCTATAACGTGCCTCTGATTATTGATGATCGCGTGGATGTAGCTCTCGCTATTGGTGCCGAAGGTGTTCATGTGGGCCAGACTGACATGCCGGTGGCTACAGCCCGTAAGCTCATGGGCCCGGACAAAATTGTGGGAGCCACCACCAAGACGGTGCCCCAGGCTCTGGAAGCCTATGAACAGGGCGCAGACTATTGTGGCGTGGGGGCAATTTATCCCACTACCACCAAGGTGATCACCATTCTCACTAGCGTAGACACCCTGAAGGAAATCGTAAAGGCTGTTCCCATTCCCGTGAATGCCATCGGTGGCCTGAACAAGGATAACATCGATGTACTGAAGGGTTCCGGTATCAAGGGCATTTGTGCCGTTTCCGCAATCCAGAAGGCCGCTGACCCAGAAGTTGCAGCTCGCGAACTGAAGTCCGCCTTCCTGGCGCTATGA
- a CDS encoding M23 family metallopeptidase, whose product MSVPVYAKTTTPKQAAKENVQKDSKKDAKKKSTSTKESEKKKSEKKNADKKDSKKADKSPNKKDAKKESKKDSKKNTKKESKKDAKKKNPPKRVRTGKAELVTDTTVFDEPVVEDSSRITISADDPKAFTKALLYEKEGVEFEIIKKKEPEKKSKAEEDSAFFNSIENFDFSSMLIPVTHEALLGSPYGVRSHRLHRGVDVNVIMKEPIVAAYPGKVIMSKYNKGGYGHYVLVEHENGLQTLYGHLAARSVKVGDYVYPGDIVGLAGNTGRSSGAHLHFEIRYGEINIDPATIINFPKWELQPGVDNLPKKKVIDAHRKMQAKLKKENFYVVKKGDTLTDVALWFNISEDAVIRINNLTKGQSLTVGQTLKGCK is encoded by the coding sequence ATGAGTGTTCCTGTATACGCCAAGACCACTACCCCAAAGCAGGCCGCTAAGGAAAACGTCCAAAAAGATTCAAAGAAGGACGCAAAGAAAAAGTCTACATCCACGAAAGAATCCGAGAAGAAAAAATCCGAGAAAAAAAACGCCGACAAAAAGGATTCGAAGAAGGCGGACAAGAGTCCGAATAAAAAAGACGCTAAGAAAGAAAGCAAAAAAGATTCCAAGAAGAACACGAAGAAGGAATCAAAAAAGGACGCAAAGAAAAAGAATCCACCTAAAAGAGTTAGAACCGGTAAAGCAGAACTGGTAACGGACACAACCGTATTTGATGAACCTGTCGTAGAAGATTCCTCCAGAATTACCATTAGTGCGGATGACCCTAAGGCATTCACCAAAGCTCTTCTCTACGAGAAAGAAGGGGTCGAATTTGAAATCATCAAGAAGAAGGAACCTGAAAAGAAATCAAAAGCTGAAGAAGATTCTGCGTTCTTCAACAGCATCGAAAATTTTGACTTTTCCAGCATGCTGATTCCCGTCACCCACGAAGCCCTGCTTGGTTCTCCCTACGGAGTACGAAGCCATCGTCTACATCGTGGCGTGGATGTTAACGTCATCATGAAGGAGCCTATTGTTGCGGCTTATCCGGGCAAAGTCATTATGTCCAAATACAACAAGGGCGGCTACGGGCATTACGTCCTGGTGGAACACGAAAACGGTTTGCAGACTCTGTATGGACATCTGGCCGCCAGAAGCGTCAAGGTGGGCGACTATGTTTATCCAGGTGATATTGTAGGCCTGGCGGGCAATACAGGAAGGTCCTCCGGAGCCCACCTCCATTTTGAAATCAGATATGGCGAAATCAATATCGATCCGGCTACCATCATTAACTTCCCCAAATGGGAACTTCAGCCCGGCGTCGACAACCTTCCCAAAAAGAAAGTCATTGATGCACACCGCAAAATGCAGGCGAAGCTGAAGAAAGAAAACTTCTACGTCGTAAAAAAAGGCGACACCCTTACGGATGTCGCCCTATGGTTCAACATTTCCGAGGACGCGGTCATTCGCATCAACAACCTTACCAAGGGACAATCCTTAACAGTAGGACAAACCCTTAAGGGATGCAAATAA
- a CDS encoding DMT family protein: MRAGIFTILLLCCSNVFMTFAWYGNLKLKEMHISTDWPLILVILASWGLALLEYCFMIPANSIGSRINGGPFSLMQLKIIQEAISLTIFTVIAVTVFHTETLQWNHIVAFLCIIAAVFFAFLK, translated from the coding sequence ATGCGCGCAGGTATTTTCACTATTCTCCTCCTTTGCTGTTCTAATGTTTTTATGACCTTCGCCTGGTATGGCAACCTTAAGCTGAAGGAAATGCACATCAGCACCGACTGGCCTTTGATTTTGGTGATTCTTGCCAGCTGGGGTTTGGCGCTCCTGGAATACTGTTTCATGATTCCCGCCAACTCCATCGGCAGTCGCATTAACGGCGGTCCCTTTAGCCTGATGCAGTTGAAGATTATCCAGGAAGCAATCTCCTTAACCATCTTTACGGTCATTGCAGTTACCGTTTTTCATACGGAAACCTTACAATGGAATCACATTGTGGCATTCCTCTGCATTATTGCCGCAGTATTCTTCGCTTTCCTGAAATAA